The genomic interval GGTTGCGGGCGTATCGAAATCAACCGTTTCCCGCGTTCTGAATAAACAAACGAATATTTCTCCCGAAGCGCGTGACAAAGTGCTGAAGGCGATTGACGAATTAAATTATCAGCCCAACAAACTGGCCCGCGCCCTGACCTCTTCAGGCTTCGATGCCATTATGGTTATTTCGACCCGTTCAACTAAAACCACTGCCGGCAACCCTTTTTTCTCCGATGTCCTTCATGCCATTACGGCAAAAGCGGAAGAAGAAGGATTTGACGTTATTTTACAAACGTCAAAAAGTAGCGAAGACGATCTGCTGAAATGCGTCAGTAAAATAAAGCAAAAGATGATCAAAGGGATCATTATGCTAAGTTCGCCAGCTAACGAATCCTTTTTCACCACGCTGGATGCGTATGGCGTACCGGTAGTAGTTATCGGCAAAGTAGAAGGTGAGTATCAGAATATATATTCCGTCGATACGGATAATTTCCATGACAGCGCCACGCTGACCGAAACCTTTATTAAAAACGGCCGCCGTAAAATTGCGTGTCTGCACGCCCCTCTTGATTATCATGTTTCTATCGATCGTCTTGCTGGCTATAAAGCCAGTCTGGAAAAGCACCATATTGCCATTAACCCGGACTGGATCAGGGATGGCGGATATACCCATGAGAGTGCGCTTACGGCGGCTCTGGAATTGCTTTCTTCACCGACGCCGCCTGATGCGGTATTCGCTACCGACAGCATGAAGTTGCTCAGCCTCTATCGCGCCGCGGATGAGTTGAATCTGATGATCCCAGAGCAGGTGGTGATAGCCGGATACAGTGACCCGATGCTGTCTCTCATTTTAACGCCCGCGCCAGGCGGCTTTGATATCCCCATTCGAAAACTGGGGGAAGAGAGCTGCAATCTTCTTTTCAGGCGTATTGCGGGTCATCCCGCTCCGCAAAAAGTGCTTGTTGATACCCATTTTTTACTGGCGGCCTCTCTGCGCTAAAACCAGGGGCAGTTAGCCCCTGGCAGACTCTTGGTCAGAACGCGTAATTTACCCCGACGCCCGCATAGTGGAAACGGTCGTTTTCACCCTCGTCATGATTTTCCCATTCATAGGCGTATTCAAGCGACATGGATAAACCGTTGTTGAAGTCATAGGCGTACTGGATACCCAGGCGGTTGAAATCATGCCCTTCACGCTCAGGATCGTCCTGCCAGTCCCAGTTCGACCAGCGATCGAGCCCCAGTCGGGTATATGGCGTTAAGGTCGTCTGGCCTAACGAAATAGGCAAATAGGCGCGAATTTCCTGGGTCGAGAACTGGCCGTTATTACGTGAACCGTCCATATTGAAACCACGCTCTAAATAGTAATTCACTTTAGCCGCAAAGGTTTCGTTGATGCTCCAGGTAAAGCCCGTTTCGGTTTCGACGCGGCTGTCAGCATAGCCGGTTTTTTCCAGATCGTTGGCAAACTGATACATGGCAAACCAGCCGCTGAAACGCCAGTCATCGGTTAATTTTATATCCCAGTCAGGCTGAACTTTGTAGCGCTGCATATTAGCGCTGCCGTCTCTGGCGCCGTGTTCATCTTTAAAGTGATAGCCATAATTACGGAAGCCGCCGGTCAGACCGAACGTAAAATCATTTGTTCCGATAAAGCGATAGCGTAATTCAAATTCCGGGCGATCAAAATAGGTGCCACGGGTCATGCTGCTATAATCAACCGGC from Enterobacter sp. JBIWA008 carries:
- a CDS encoding LacI family DNA-binding transcriptional regulator, whose product is MSPTIYDIARVAGVSKSTVSRVLNKQTNISPEARDKVLKAIDELNYQPNKLARALTSSGFDAIMVISTRSTKTTAGNPFFSDVLHAITAKAEEEGFDVILQTSKSSEDDLLKCVSKIKQKMIKGIIMLSSPANESFFTTLDAYGVPVVVIGKVEGEYQNIYSVDTDNFHDSATLTETFIKNGRRKIACLHAPLDYHVSIDRLAGYKASLEKHHIAINPDWIRDGGYTHESALTAALELLSSPTPPDAVFATDSMKLLSLYRAADELNLMIPEQVVIAGYSDPMLSLILTPAPGGFDIPIRKLGEESCNLLFRRIAGHPAPQKVLVDTHFLLAASLR
- a CDS encoding OmpG family monomeric porin, which encodes MSTLLKSAALVLCAGVSCAHATETAKQWEFNIGAMYEIENVEGQAEDKDGLYEPSVWFNATWDAWTISLAMYQEGPVDYSSMTRGTYFDRPEFELRYRFIGTNDFTFGLTGGFRNYGYHFKDEHGARDGSANMQRYKVQPDWDIKLTDDWRFSGWFAMYQFANDLEKTGYADSRVETETGFTWSINETFAAKVNYYLERGFNMDGSRNNGQFSTQEIRAYLPISLGQTTLTPYTRLGLDRWSNWDWQDDPEREGHDFNRLGIQYAYDFNNGLSMSLEYAYEWENHDEGENDRFHYAGVGVNYAF